TGCTGTTGGTTATTGCATCTATGGATATTATTGCTTGGAATCAAGAGGAGATTTTTTTGCCCCTTTTCATGATCAGAAAAATTGGGGTAAACAATTAGGACTTTATCCTCATTTATTTTTTATCCCATTAACTTATGCTGATTTTATATCAATATATTTGCCATTTATAGTATTAATTACATCATGGCTAATTTCTATCTCCACTAATATTAGAAAACTAACTTTTGTCATTCCAAAGGTTTGGCAATGGATATTGCTTTTTGCTTATCCACCAGCTTTTTTAGCATTCTATGGCTCTGACTTTAAAAGAGGTAATTTTTCAAACAAAATAAATAATTTAAGTGGTATTAACTTAACTCATACAGCCAACAATCTATCCACTAGTTATACATTTTGGTTTTGTGTATACTTTGCTCTAATACATACAGTTATTATTGTTTTTAGTGATCAAAAGTTAACTAGCTTAAGACGTTTTATATTTGGAACTCCTTATTTCTTTTTTGCGATCGCCTATATAAGTCAATGTTTTCCATCGCGAAAAGTGAGTAAATTGCTTTTGTGGATACTAGGAATATCAAGTATATGGTTAGTGCAGTATTGGTTAGACTATGCTAACGGTGTTTGGATTGGCTGATTAATCAATAAAAAAGCACCCCGTGCGGGGTGCTTTTTTATTAGGCTTTCCAGTTAATCCAGTCTTGAGGCTTCAAGAATGTTTCATTCAGTTCAGCTTCAGGAGTATTTGGCTCAGGGTGATAGTCATAGTCCCAACGAACTAGGGGAGGTAAAGACATCAGAATTGATTCGGTACGACCATTGGTTTGTAAACCGAAGATTGTGCCACGATCGTAGACAAGATTAAATTCTACATAGCGTCCGCGACGGTATAGTTGCCATTGCTTCTCGCGATCGCCATATTCCATATTGCGGCGACGATTTGCGATCGGAGTATAGGCTGGCAAGAAAGAATTACCACAGCTGTTAACAAAGGCGAAAATCTCTTCCCAAGTACGAGGTACATCACCGACTTCGTCACTCATTACTTGAGCGGTTGTTGAATCATTACTGTTTTTGTAAAGTCCATCTTCACCATTTTGATAGTCAAAGAAAATACCACCTACGCCGCGAGTTTCACCGCGATGCTTGAGGTAAAAGTAATCATCACACCATTGTTTGAACACAGGATAGTAGTGAGGATTATGGCGATCGCAAGCAGCTTTAAGTGTTGTGTGCAAATGCTTTGCGTCTTCGCCAAAACCATAATAAGGAGTGAGATCAAGTCCACCGCCAAACCACCAAATTGGACCAGCTTCAAAATAGCGATAGTTAAGATGAACCGTTGGTGCATAGGGATTCTTAGGATGTAGCACCATCGAAGTCCCAGTCGCATAAAATGTTTCGCCTGCAACTTCTGGGTGATGGCGCAAAATAGCTGGGGGCAACTGGGAGCCAAATACCTCAGAAAAATTTACGCCGCCCTTATCAAAATAGTCACCATCAGTAATTACACGAGATCGTCCGCCGCCGCCTTCTGGTCTCTCCCATTGATCTTGCTTAAACGTTGCTTTGCCGTCTAGTTCTTCTAAACCTTGGCAAATGTTGTCTTGCAAGCCTTGCATGAACTGTTTCACGCGAGCCTTAGAGTCAACAGGAACTTTGAGTAAAACCTTACTAGGAGCGACAGGGGCGATAGTCATAATCGTTTCGTATTAGTTTTCAGAGGTTGGAATTAAAATTTTTATAAGAGTTTGTGAGCTTAAAGAGTCTCAGCCTGCGGCTGAGACTCTTTAAGCTCATTAAGAATTGCTATATCACTGTTAAATACTTTACATTTAGTCTGTGTTGACTGGGGCAAATGTAAAGCATTGTGTAGCAAAATATCGCGATCGCTAACTCGTATCATAAAGTCAGCGCTTCGCGCTGACTTTATGAAAATTCCAACGATGCTAGATCTGCCAGAACAATTTCTAACTTTGCAAACACCACGATTGATTCTTCGTAAATTGGAGATCACTGATGCTGCGGATATTTTTGCCTATGCTCATGATCCAGAAGTAAGTACTTACACTTTATGGGAAGCGCATCAGTCAATTAATGAGACTTATGAATATTTAAACAATTTTGTTTTTAAAATGTATCGCGATGGGACAGGAATGACTTGGGGAATAGTAGAAAAGGGAAGCAGCAAATTAATTGGAACTTGTGGCTTGCATGTTACACCTGTTCATCGAAGGGCAGAGCTAGGATACACACTGTCAAGGGATTATTGGGGTCAAGGCTTGATGCCTGAGGCAGTAAATGTGGCGATTACTTTTGGCTTTCATGTGATGCAATTACTCAGAATTCAAGCTTATTGTGCTGTAGAAAATATAAGCTCGGCAAGAGTTCTAGAAAAATCAGGAATGCAGTTTGAAGGGATTTTGCATAATTATGTTTTCACGAAAGAGCGTCCTTGGGATGTAAAGATGTACGCAATTACGCGATCGCATGATTTCTAAAAAAGCCCTCGCTAAGCGAGGGCTTTTTTGATGATTAGTCAAAACCAAGTAGGTCAAAAATTTCGCGATCTTTTAGAGGTTGAGCGTAAAGAGGCTCAGCATTTTCCAGCATACCTTTAGCAAGCTTCAGATATTCTTGCTGTACTTCTAACACTTCAGGATCAGGATCCATTTCAAATACAGTACATTTCTTCAATCGACTACGGCGGATGGCATCAACTGTGCGGAAGTGCGCTAAGGTTTTCAATCCAACGCGATCATTAAATTTGTCGATTTGATCAGTTCCTTCGCTACGGTTGGCGATAATACCGCCCAAACGCACGCGATAGTTTTTCGCTTTAGATTGGATTGCAGCGACGATGCGGTTCATTGCGAAGATAGAGTCAAAGTCATTGGCGGTGACGATCAAGCAGTAATGAGCATGTTGCAATGGCGCAGCAAAACCACCACAGACCACATCGCCCAATACATCAAAAATCACGACATCAGTATCTTCAAGTAGATGATGTTCTTTAAGAAGTTTAACAGTTTGACCTGTGACATAGCCACCGCAACCAGTTCCTGCGGGTGGACCACCAGCTTCAATACACATCACGCCGTTATAGCCTTCAAACATGAAGTCATTAGTTTGAAGTTCTTCAGAATGGAAATCAACGGTTTCGAGCACATCGATAACTGTGGGAACCATTCTCTTTGTGAGAGTGAAGGTGCTGTCATGTTTGGGATCACAACCGATCTGAAGTACACGCTTACCGAGATGAGAGAAAGCTGCCGATAAATTAGAAGAAGTGGTGGATTTGCCGATGCCACCTTTACCGTAGACAGCAATTACCAAAGCCCCTTCAATCACCATCCCTGGATCTTGATGGACTTGGACGCTGCCTTCGCCGTCTTCACATTTAGTAATTGATGGTGGATGTGCGGTTAAAACTGCCAAAATAGACTCCTATTATTAATAATTAACTGTTTATTTGAAGTTTGCTGCTACGCACCAAACTTCATTTATGTTTCTATTGACCAATCTGAGCTTTTGCATCGTAGAGAGTTTCTACGGTGATCGAAGTGATGCCGCGATCGCTAGCAAATTTCTCAGTATTACGCTTGATTTTGCCGCGAACAAAGAAGGGAATCTTCTTCAACTCAGCTTCACCATCAGCACTCCAAGTAATGCCCTCAATTGCTTGAGCGATAGGTGTAAGAACGGCTTGATTAGAGTTGTTTGTTGAGGCGATCGCATGATCAGTAGCGACTGATTCACTAGGTAGATCACGACGAGATTCTTGTGATGGGGCAGTATGCAAATGGCTCATATGACCTTCTGCAAACTCGAAGTCCTCTTTGAACATTCCAATCAAATGCTCTTCTAGACCCATCATCAAAGGATGTATCCAGCTATCAAAAATCACATTTGCGCCTTCCCAGCCCATTTGTGGTGAGTAACGAGCAGGTACATCTTGAACATGGATTGGTGCAGAAATTACCGCGCAAGGGATACCCAAGCGTTTGGCAATATGTCGTTCCATCTGAGTGCCAAGCACTAGTTCTGGAGCGGCTTCAGCAATTTTAGTTTCCACTGCCAGATAGTCATCACTAATCACGGCTTCAATTCCATGCTTCTTGGCAACTTCGCGTACTTCCCTCGCGAACTCTCGGCTGTAGGTTCCAATACCAACGAGGGTAAAGCCTAATTCTTCAGTTGCCATCCTTGCTGCCGCCAAAACATGGGTCGCATCACCAAAGATGAATACACGCTTGCCTGTGAGATAGGTGGAGTCAACTGATCTGGAATACCAAGGTAGTCTCGAAGCGCCCACTTCGGCTGCCGATGATACCCGTGCTGCATCCCAATTACCCAAAGTATCAGCATGCGATCGCGCTAGAGCTTGACTAACATCGATATCAGCAACTTTGCCAATTTCAGTAATAAAGTCGCGAGTCGCTCCGACTCCGATAGGAACGGTTTTAATAATTGGTTGTCCAAAGCTACGGCTGAGCCAAGTACAAGTTGTCAGTGCAATTTCAGGATAAAGACAAATATTAAAATCTGCATTTGGGATCCGCAGCAAGTCATCGGGTGTTGATCCCATTGGCGCAACGACATTCACATCTACGCCGATCTCCGCCAATAACTTGATCACTTCACGAATATCATCACGGCATCTAAAGCCTAATGCAGTTGGACCAATTATGTTCGCTTTTGGACGGATATTGGGATCGCGTTTAGGACGTGGCGTATTTGGGGCTGGGACAACTGGTAATAGGAGTGTCCGAACTAGATGATACAGAGTTTCGCTTGCTCCCCAATTTTCTTTCTTAGAATAAGCGGGCAGTTCCAGACTTACAACTGGGATCGGCAGCCCCATGCTTTTGGCTAAGCCACCTGGTTGATCTTGAATTAACTCAGCTGTGCAACTTTCGCCAACGAGCATGACTTGAGGCTTAAATCTGTCATAGGCTTCGCGCACAGAAGTTTTAACCATTTCAGCCGTGTCACCACCAAGATCGCGAGCTTGAAAGGTGGTGTAAGTTACAGGCGGACGGCGATCGCGACGCTCAATCATCGTAAACAGCAAGTCGGCGTATGTATCGCCCTGCGGCGCATGAAGAACATAATGGACACCTTCCATTGCAGTGGCAATTCGCATTGCCCCCACATGGGGAGGGCCTTCGTAAGTCCAGAGAGTCAATTCCATAAGTTACTTCGATGAGTTTAGGTTACAAAAGCATAGTTAAGTAGGAACGCGAAGCGCTCCTACTTAACTACACTGTTAATCTTCTGCGTCGCTCAAGCGGGCGAGCAAACAATTCAGCAAGGTCGGCAGCTTGGTCATACCCATGAATCGGTGAAAACACTAATTCGATTGACCATTTGGTAGCCATGCCTTCAGCTTCGAGAGGGTTGGCAAGTCCTAGACCACAGACTGTAATATCGGGACGAGCTTCCCGACATCGATCTAGCTGCTTCTCTACATCTTGTCCTTCTGATAGGACAGTTCCCTCAGGCAACAGGGCAATTTCTTTGTCCATCAACAGGCGATCAATATAGGGCATTCCCACCTCGACAAGTTCCATGCCACATTCTCTTGATAGAAAACGAGCTAAAGGAATTTCTAGTTGTGAGTCTGGGAATAAAAATGCTTTACGCCCTGTCAGCGCTTGACGATAGCGTTCTAAAGCTATTTTGGCTCGTTTGACAGGAGGCTCGATCGCATCTTCAAAAACTTTGCTATCGACATTCCAAGCATCTGCCGCTGTTTTAAGCCATGCTGTCGTCCCTTCGATCCCTAACGGATATGGTGATGGCAACAAAGTTGCGCCGCGAGAAACGAGCGATCGCACCGTATCGCTTAAAAATGGCTGGGCAAGCAATAATTTTGTACCTTTACCCACTGGTGGCAGATTAGCCGCACGGCGAGGAGGAAAGAAATAAACTGGGCCAATACCCATTTTGTCAAACAGTCGGCGAAATTGATCTTCTACCACATCCGCCAGACTACCAACCACCATTAGCCCAGCTTCATCGCTGCGAGGTAATACTGGAACCATAGACCCCAGACAGGCATCTTCACCTTGGGTAAATGTTGTTTCAATTCCGCTGCCAGAATAATTGAGAATCCGAACTTTTGGAAAGAAACGTGTACTAAGTCTCTCTGCGGCTTTGGCAAGGTCGAGCTTAATTACTTCAGAGGGACATGATCCCACCAAAAACAACGTGCCAATATCTGGGCGACGTTCGAGTAGTTGATCGACAACGCGATCGAGTTCTTCATTGGCATCCGCCAGTCCAGCAAGATCTCGTTCGCCGAGAATTGCAGTACCAAATCTTGGTTCGGCGAAAATCATTACGCCTGCTGCTGATTGGATTAAATGGGCGCAGGTACGAGAACCGACTACCAGAAAAAAAGCATCCTGCATTTTGCGATGTAGCCAAACGATCCCCGTCAAG
This window of the Pseudanabaena sp. BC1403 genome carries:
- the hemF gene encoding oxygen-dependent coproporphyrinogen oxidase; amino-acid sequence: MTIAPVAPSKVLLKVPVDSKARVKQFMQGLQDNICQGLEELDGKATFKQDQWERPEGGGGRSRVITDGDYFDKGGVNFSEVFGSQLPPAILRHHPEVAGETFYATGTSMVLHPKNPYAPTVHLNYRYFEAGPIWWFGGGLDLTPYYGFGEDAKHLHTTLKAACDRHNPHYYPVFKQWCDDYFYLKHRGETRGVGGIFFDYQNGEDGLYKNSNDSTTAQVMSDEVGDVPRTWEEIFAFVNSCGNSFLPAYTPIANRRRNMEYGDREKQWQLYRRGRYVEFNLVYDRGTIFGLQTNGRTESILMSLPPLVRWDYDYHPEPNTPEAELNETFLKPQDWINWKA
- a CDS encoding GNAT family N-acetyltransferase, with the protein product MKIPTMLDLPEQFLTLQTPRLILRKLEITDAADIFAYAHDPEVSTYTLWEAHQSINETYEYLNNFVFKMYRDGTGMTWGIVEKGSSKLIGTCGLHVTPVHRRAELGYTLSRDYWGQGLMPEAVNVAITFGFHVMQLLRIQAYCAVENISSARVLEKSGMQFEGILHNYVFTKERPWDVKMYAITRSHDF
- the bchL gene encoding ferredoxin:protochlorophyllide reductase (ATP-dependent) iron-sulfur ATP-binding protein, with protein sequence MTKCEDGEGSVQVHQDPGMVIEGALVIAVYGKGGIGKSTTSSNLSAAFSHLGKRVLQIGCDPKHDSTFTLTKRMVPTVIDVLETVDFHSEELQTNDFMFEGYNGVMCIEAGGPPAGTGCGGYVTGQTVKLLKEHHLLEDTDVVIFDVLGDVVCGGFAAPLQHAHYCLIVTANDFDSIFAMNRIVAAIQSKAKNYRVRLGGIIANRSEGTDQIDKFNDRVGLKTLAHFRTVDAIRRSRLKKCTVFEMDPDPEVLEVQQEYLKLAKGMLENAEPLYAQPLKDREIFDLLGFD
- the bchB gene encoding ferredoxin:protochlorophyllide reductase (ATP-dependent) subunit B produces the protein MELTLWTYEGPPHVGAMRIATAMEGVHYVLHAPQGDTYADLLFTMIERRDRRPPVTYTTFQARDLGGDTAEMVKTSVREAYDRFKPQVMLVGESCTAELIQDQPGGLAKSMGLPIPVVSLELPAYSKKENWGASETLYHLVRTLLLPVVPAPNTPRPKRDPNIRPKANIIGPTALGFRCRDDIREVIKLLAEIGVDVNVVAPMGSTPDDLLRIPNADFNICLYPEIALTTCTWLSRSFGQPIIKTVPIGVGATRDFITEIGKVADIDVSQALARSHADTLGNWDAARVSSAAEVGASRLPWYSRSVDSTYLTGKRVFIFGDATHVLAAARMATEELGFTLVGIGTYSREFAREVREVAKKHGIEAVISDDYLAVETKIAEAAPELVLGTQMERHIAKRLGIPCAVISAPIHVQDVPARYSPQMGWEGANVIFDSWIHPLMMGLEEHLIGMFKEDFEFAEGHMSHLHTAPSQESRRDLPSESVATDHAIASTNNSNQAVLTPIAQAIEGITWSADGEAELKKIPFFVRGKIKRNTEKFASDRGITSITVETLYDAKAQIGQ
- a CDS encoding ferredoxin:protochlorophyllide reductase (ATP-dependent) subunit N; amino-acid sequence: MALEPCTELPVKITADIPVLKERGQREVFCGLTGIVWLHRKMQDAFFLVVGSRTCAHLIQSAAGVMIFAEPRFGTAILGERDLAGLADANEELDRVVDQLLERRPDIGTLFLVGSCPSEVIKLDLAKAAERLSTRFFPKVRILNYSGSGIETTFTQGEDACLGSMVPVLPRSDEAGLMVVGSLADVVEDQFRRLFDKMGIGPVYFFPPRRAANLPPVGKGTKLLLAQPFLSDTVRSLVSRGATLLPSPYPLGIEGTTAWLKTAADAWNVDSKVFEDAIEPPVKRAKIALERYRQALTGRKAFLFPDSQLEIPLARFLSRECGMELVEVGMPYIDRLLMDKEIALLPEGTVLSEGQDVEKQLDRCREARPDITVCGLGLANPLEAEGMATKWSIELVFSPIHGYDQAADLAELFARPLERRRRLTV